One part of the Orenia metallireducens genome encodes these proteins:
- the rd gene encoding rubredoxin gives MAKYECTVCGYIYDPEEGDPDSGIAPGTAFEDIPDDWECPLCGVSKDMFEKIED, from the coding sequence ATGGCTAAATATGAATGTACAGTATGTGGTTATATTTATGATCCTGAAGAAGGAGATCCAGATAGCGGTATTGCTCCAGGAACTGCTTTTGAGGATATTCCTGATGATTGGGAATGTCCATTATGTGGTGTAAGTAAGGATATGTTTGAAAAAATTGAAGATTAA
- a CDS encoding PadR family transcriptional regulator — protein sequence MDYKGKLNRQFPAKISTTAFTSIYILHLVDKYGKMYGQKILDTINEQMGTRWKPSRGMVYPLLREMEEEGYLKAWWDEPDKRSIRYYRITEKGAKHLDKMKIKYRSSFQDALKIVNTAINEIYDGQI from the coding sequence ATGGATTATAAAGGGAAATTAAATCGTCAATTTCCAGCTAAAATCAGTACAACTGCCTTTACATCTATATATATATTACATTTAGTTGATAAATATGGTAAGATGTATGGACAAAAGATTCTTGATACAATTAATGAACAGATGGGAACTAGGTGGAAGCCATCACGGGGAATGGTCTATCCATTATTAAGAGAGATGGAAGAAGAAGGTTATTTAAAGGCATGGTGGGATGAGCCTGATAAGAGATCAATACGTTATTATCGGATTACAGAGAAGGGTGCTAAACATTTAGATAAGATGAAGATTAAATATAGAAGTTCTTTTCAAGATGCTTTAAAAATTGTCAATACAGCCATTAATGAGATTTATGATGGACAAATCTAG
- a CDS encoding YetF domain-containing protein, protein METIIEIILQTLLAFYGTFFFARIIGKKQVGELTFYDYINGITFGSIAGNMASDLQQRTWQHFIGLFLFATLTFLMQYIALKSRKARKIIEGEATILVHQGKILEDNLRKTRFNVGDLLSELRKNNIFDIRDAHFAILETDGKLSVLPNANKKPVSPQDLNLSGQEESICTELILDGEIIAANLDQNGLTREWLEEKLRENNIDKLEKVVLASYNPVDKSIYFDLKDDNLGKDTVDISDFKE, encoded by the coding sequence ATGGAAACAATAATAGAAATTATTTTACAAACCCTACTAGCTTTTTATGGAACCTTCTTTTTTGCCAGGATAATAGGCAAGAAGCAGGTTGGAGAGTTGACCTTTTATGATTACATCAATGGGATTACCTTTGGGTCTATAGCTGGTAATATGGCAAGTGATTTGCAACAGAGAACCTGGCAACATTTTATTGGTTTGTTTTTATTTGCTACTTTGACCTTCTTAATGCAGTATATTGCATTAAAGAGTAGGAAAGCTAGAAAGATAATTGAGGGTGAAGCTACAATTTTAGTACATCAAGGCAAAATATTAGAGGATAATCTAAGAAAGACTAGATTTAATGTAGGAGACCTTCTTTCAGAATTGAGAAAGAACAATATCTTTGATATTAGGGATGCCCATTTTGCTATCTTAGAGACTGATGGTAAATTAAGTGTGCTCCCCAATGCTAATAAAAAACCAGTTTCCCCCCAAGATTTAAATTTATCTGGGCAAGAAGAGAGCATTTGTACAGAGCTAATTTTAGATGGAGAGATAATAGCTGCTAATTTAGACCAGAATGGTTTAACTAGAGAGTGGTTAGAAGAGAAGTTAAGGGAGAACAATATTGATAAATTAGAGAAGGTGGTTTTAGCAAGTTATAATCCTGTTGATAAGAGTATCTACTTTGATTTAAAGGACGATAATTTAGGGAAGGATACTGTAGATATCAGTGATTTTAAAGAATAG
- the gyrB gene encoding DNA topoisomerase (ATP-hydrolyzing) subunit B has translation MAVNSQYNAEQIQVLEGLEAVRKRPGMYIGSTGTKGLHHLVWEIVDNSIDEFLAGHGSKIDITIGIGETITVRDYGRGIPVDIHPKKGLPAAQLVLTTLHAGGKFDGAGYKVSGGLHGVGVSVVNALSEWLELEVYRDGYVYRQRYERGIPVTEFEKGEKTKETGTQITFKPDEEIFDELNFKFETLSTRLQESAFLNKNLEILLVDKRRAEDKQESFCYSGGLEEFVKYLNESQDPLTEGIVYIEEELDDTYVEVAFQYNKSYNERIYTFANNINTHDGGYHLTGFKAAITKAFNNYAKDNNLLKKNDPALSGRDLREGLTAVVSVKLTDPQFEGQTKTKLGNSEIRSTVEKAVYEYLRYYLDVNPSMAKGVVDKALEAVRARKAAKKARELTRRKGVLNNNSLPGKLSDCSSRKPEECELYLVEGDSAGGSAKQGRNRKFQAILPLKGKIMNVERARLTKILKNTEIATIVTALGAGIGEEFDISRLRYHKIIIMTDADVDGAHICTLILTLFYRYMPELIEAGHVYIAQPPLYKVTYGKEEHYLYTDKQLERYMTDKDRTKVTIQRYKGLGEMNPAQLWNTTMNPANRKLQKVEVEDEIVADDIFNRLMGSKARLRREFIMKNADLADNIDI, from the coding sequence ATGGCAGTAAATAGTCAATACAATGCAGAACAGATTCAAGTTTTAGAAGGTCTAGAGGCTGTTAGAAAGAGACCTGGAATGTATATCGGTTCTACTGGAACTAAAGGATTACACCATCTCGTTTGGGAGATTGTTGATAATAGCATAGATGAATTTTTAGCAGGTCATGGTAGTAAAATAGATATTACCATTGGAATAGGTGAAACAATAACTGTCCGAGATTATGGTCGTGGGATTCCAGTAGATATTCATCCTAAAAAAGGCTTGCCAGCAGCCCAATTGGTACTGACTACTCTCCATGCAGGTGGTAAATTTGATGGAGCTGGCTATAAAGTATCAGGTGGTTTACATGGGGTAGGTGTTTCAGTAGTAAATGCCTTGTCAGAATGGCTTGAGTTAGAAGTATATCGTGATGGATATGTATATCGCCAAAGATATGAGCGGGGAATTCCAGTAACGGAGTTTGAGAAGGGTGAGAAGACCAAAGAGACAGGAACTCAGATTACCTTCAAACCTGATGAAGAAATTTTTGATGAGCTTAATTTTAAATTTGAAACTTTAAGTACTAGGCTACAGGAGTCTGCATTTTTAAATAAGAATTTAGAGATATTACTGGTCGATAAGAGAAGGGCAGAAGATAAGCAAGAGTCCTTCTGTTATAGTGGTGGTCTTGAGGAGTTTGTTAAATATTTAAATGAGAGTCAAGATCCTTTGACTGAAGGTATAGTTTATATTGAAGAAGAGCTTGACGATACTTATGTTGAAGTTGCTTTCCAATATAATAAGAGCTATAATGAAAGAATTTATACTTTTGCTAACAACATCAATACCCATGATGGTGGATACCACCTAACAGGATTTAAAGCTGCTATTACTAAGGCTTTTAATAATTATGCTAAAGATAATAATCTGTTAAAGAAGAATGACCCTGCATTGTCTGGACGGGATTTACGGGAGGGATTAACAGCTGTAGTCAGTGTTAAGCTAACTGATCCACAATTTGAAGGGCAGACTAAGACCAAATTAGGAAATAGTGAGATTAGAAGTACTGTAGAGAAAGCAGTTTATGAGTATCTTCGTTATTATTTAGATGTCAACCCATCAATGGCTAAAGGTGTAGTTGATAAGGCTTTAGAAGCAGTTAGAGCTCGTAAAGCAGCTAAGAAGGCTAGAGAACTAACTAGAAGAAAAGGTGTTTTAAATAATAACTCTTTACCTGGTAAGTTATCTGATTGCAGTAGTCGTAAACCAGAAGAATGTGAATTATACCTAGTAGAGGGTGACTCTGCTGGTGGTTCTGCAAAACAGGGGCGTAATCGTAAATTTCAGGCTATATTACCTTTAAAGGGTAAGATTATGAATGTAGAACGGGCTAGATTAACTAAAATTTTAAAGAATACTGAGATTGCCACGATTGTAACAGCTTTAGGTGCAGGTATTGGTGAGGAGTTTGATATCAGTAGATTGAGATATCATAAGATTATTATTATGACCGATGCTGATGTCGATGGTGCTCATATCTGTACTTTAATTCTAACGTTATTCTATCGTTATATGCCTGAATTAATCGAAGCAGGACATGTCTATATTGCTCAACCTCCTTTATATAAGGTTACTTATGGTAAAGAGGAGCATTATCTCTACACAGATAAGCAGTTAGAGAGGTATATGACTGATAAGGATAGAACAAAAGTAACTATTCAACGTTATAAAGGTTTAGGAGAGATGAATCCTGCTCAGCTATGGAATACTACTATGAATCCAGCCAATCGTAAACTACAGAAGGTAGAGGTTGAAGATGAGATAGTGGCTGATGATATCTTTAATCGCTTGATGGGCTCTAAAGCACGACTTAGAAGAGAGTTTATTATGAAGAATGCTGATTTAGCTGATAATATTGATATATAA
- a CDS encoding stage V sporulation T C-terminal domain-containing protein, with product MRATGIVRKIDNLGRVVIPKEIRTEMKIDNGNTLEIYVDQNDTVILKKYSPVRELSNLEGYIDTLLETTGCNVMISDTDKIIDTSSDLQEYNERLVGNKVKEAMRSRKTINLDNAQDQDLCANFRSKEDKLGSVLISPIIKQGDILGAVILSSQDKKLGDFEAKASEVTAKVISKKLGL from the coding sequence ATGAGAGCAACAGGAATAGTCCGTAAAATTGATAATTTAGGTAGAGTTGTAATACCAAAAGAGATTAGAACTGAGATGAAGATTGATAATGGTAATACACTAGAAATTTATGTTGATCAAAATGATACTGTAATTTTGAAAAAATACAGTCCAGTAAGGGAGTTAAGTAATTTAGAAGGTTATATAGATACACTGCTAGAAACAACAGGGTGTAATGTAATGATATCTGATACAGATAAGATTATAGATACTTCATCAGACTTACAAGAATATAATGAACGTTTAGTAGGTAATAAAGTAAAAGAAGCAATGAGATCACGTAAGACGATAAACTTAGATAATGCTCAAGATCAAGATCTTTGTGCTAATTTTAGAAGTAAAGAAGATAAACTAGGTTCAGTACTTATTTCACCAATTATTAAACAAGGTGATATTTTAGGTGCTGTTATCTTATCATCGCAAGATAAAAAATTAGGTGACTTTGAAGCTAAAGCTAGTGAAGTAACAGCCAAAGTAATTAGTAAAAAATTAGGATTATAA